One window of the Anaerobranca californiensis DSM 14826 genome contains the following:
- a CDS encoding spore germination protein: MKIVKPKKANKSTKKPQKPVEKDQEKNLILPDLQKNIKVLEETFGDNLDFILREMLAGSKGELSIAVAFLETLVDKVMISEFFLEKLSTYNYETDVLPEEKFKNIEKVLKTIPAALNIEEEDKWEEILKSIVVGKAVFLIDGYHKAWIVEARAWKERGISEPQNETVVHGPREGFVEGLQTNIGLLRRRIKTHNFIAKTVTIGTTSSNDVVICYLKGVADESLVDEVENKIKAINIEGVISDNVINEFIEGTPITPFKLISTTERPDKIAGSLLEGRVAILTENSPNVMIVPTVFWQFFQSAEDYYERFPVAAFNRIIRMISFIFVLSLTAFYVAIATYHQEMLPTQLALTMSAIRGPVPFPTVVEALLLELVLEGLREAGLRLPKAAGQAVSIVGALVMGQAAVEAGLVSPQLVIIVAASGVFSFLIPDYSFVISLRLLKFLLIILASILGIFGLIMGLMGIFLHLNALESFGVPYMSPVTPFKKRDMKDVFIRAPWPQMGKEGPKKGPPEKGEEKENEAEN, encoded by the coding sequence TTGAAAATAGTAAAACCTAAAAAAGCAAATAAATCTACTAAAAAACCTCAAAAGCCTGTAGAAAAGGATCAAGAAAAGAATTTAATTCTCCCTGACTTACAAAAAAATATAAAAGTTCTAGAAGAAACTTTTGGAGATAATCTAGATTTTATTTTACGGGAAATGTTAGCAGGTAGTAAAGGAGAACTGAGTATAGCTGTAGCTTTTTTGGAGACCCTCGTAGATAAAGTTATGATAAGTGAATTTTTTTTGGAAAAATTATCTACATACAATTATGAAACAGATGTACTCCCTGAGGAAAAATTTAAGAACATCGAAAAAGTATTAAAAACTATCCCCGCTGCTTTAAATATAGAGGAAGAAGACAAATGGGAAGAAATTTTAAAATCTATAGTTGTTGGTAAAGCGGTATTTTTAATCGATGGTTACCATAAAGCCTGGATCGTAGAAGCTAGGGCGTGGAAAGAAAGGGGGATTTCAGAACCACAAAATGAAACGGTAGTTCATGGACCGAGGGAAGGTTTTGTGGAAGGTTTACAGACAAATATTGGATTACTTAGAAGAAGAATAAAAACCCATAACTTTATTGCTAAAACAGTTACAATTGGAACTACTTCCAGTAATGATGTGGTTATTTGTTATTTAAAGGGAGTGGCAGATGAAAGTTTAGTTGATGAAGTGGAAAATAAAATAAAGGCTATAAATATCGAAGGTGTTATAAGTGATAATGTGATAAATGAGTTTATTGAAGGGACTCCCATCACACCTTTTAAACTTATTTCAACTACTGAAAGGCCTGATAAAATAGCAGGTAGTTTACTTGAAGGTAGAGTTGCAATTCTAACAGAAAATAGTCCTAATGTCATGATCGTTCCTACAGTTTTTTGGCAGTTTTTTCAGTCTGCGGAAGACTATTATGAACGTTTTCCAGTTGCAGCATTTAACAGAATAATTAGAATGATTTCCTTTATTTTTGTCTTATCTTTAACTGCCTTTTATGTAGCCATAGCTACTTATCATCAAGAAATGCTACCTACACAGCTAGCTTTAACAATGTCTGCTATCCGGGGGCCTGTACCTTTTCCTACTGTAGTTGAAGCACTGCTTTTAGAACTGGTTTTAGAAGGACTCCGTGAAGCAGGTTTGAGGTTGCCTAAAGCTGCAGGTCAAGCTGTTAGTATAGTTGGGGCATTGGTAATGGGTCAGGCAGCAGTAGAAGCAGGTCTTGTTTCACCGCAACTGGTAATTATTGTAGCGGCATCGGGGGTATTTTCCTTTTTAATTCCTGATTACTCCTTTGTAATTTCATTAAGGCTACTTAAATTTCTTTTAATTATTTTAGCCAGTATTTTAGGGATATTTGGCTTAATTATGGGATTGATGGGCATATTTTTACATTTAAATGCCTTGGAAAGCTTTGGTGTTCCCTATATGTCCCCTGTGACTCCTTTCAAAAAGCGGGATATGAAAGATGTATTTATAAGGGCACCTTGGCCTCAAATGGGTAAAGAAGGGCCTAAAAAAGGTCCTCCAGAGAAAGGGGAGGAAAAAGAAAATGAAGCTGAAAATTAA